The proteins below come from a single Cricetulus griseus strain 17A/GY chromosome 6, alternate assembly CriGri-PICRH-1.0, whole genome shotgun sequence genomic window:
- the Gad1 gene encoding glutamate decarboxylase 1 isoform X1 yields the protein MASSTPSSATSSNAGADPNTTNLRPTTYDTWCGVAHGCTRKLGLKICGFLQRTNSLEEKSRLVSAFRERQSSKNLLSCENSDPGARFRRTETDFSNLFAQDLLPAKNGEEQTVQFLLEVVDILLNYVRKTFDRSTKVLDFHHPHQLLEGMEGFNLELSDHPESLEQILVDCRDTLKYGVRTGHPRFFNQLSTGLDIIGLAGEWLTSTANTNMFTYEIAPVFVLMEQITLKKMREIIGWSSKDGDGIFSPGGAISNMYSIMAARYKYFPEVKTKGMAAVPKLVLFTSEHSHYSIKKAGAALGFGTDNVILIKCNERGKIIPADLEAKIIEAKQKGYVPLYVNATAGTTVYGAFDPIQEIADICEKYNLWLHVDAAWGGGLLMSRKHRHKLSGIERANSVTWNPHKMMGVLLQCSAILVKEKGILQGCNQMCAGYLFQPDKQYDVSYDTGDKAIQCGRHVDIFKFWLMWKAKGTVGFENQINKCLELAEYLYAKIKTREEFEMVFDGEPEHTNVCFWYIPQSLRGVPDSPERREKLHRVAPKIKALMMESGTTMVGYQPQGDKANFFRMVISNPAATQSDIDFLIEEIERLGQDL from the exons GCTTCTTACAAAGGACCAATAGCCTGGAAGAGAAGAGCCGCCTTGTGAGTGCCTTCAGGGAGAGGCAGTCCTCCAAGAACCTGCTTTCCTGTGAAAACAGTGACCCGGGTGCCCGCTTCAGGCGCACAGAGACTGACTTCTCCAACCTGTTTGCTCAAG ATCTGCTTCCAGCCAAGAATGGGGAGGAGCAAACGGTGCAGTTCCTGCTGGAGGTGGTGGACATACTCCTCAACTATGTCCGCAAGACGTTTGATCGCTCCACCAAGGTGTTGGACTTCCACCACCCACACCAGTTGCTGGAAGGCATGGAGGGCTTTAATTTGGAGCTGTCTGACCACCCTGAGTCTCTCGAGCAGATCCTGGTTGACTGCAGAGACACCCTAAAGTATGGGGTTCGTACAG GTCATCCTCGATTTTTCAACCAGCTCTCTACTGGTTTGGATATCATTGGTTTAGCTGGCGAGTGGCTGACATCAACTGCCAATACCAATAT GTTTACATATGAAATTGCACCGGTGTTTGTTCTCATGGAACAGATAACACTTAAGAAGATGAGAGAGATCATTGGATGGTCAAGTAAAGATGGTGATGGGATATTTTCTCCTG GGGGAGCCATATCCAACATGTACAGCATCATGGCTGCTCGCTACAAGTACTTTCCGGAAGTTAAGACAAAGGGCATGGCGGCTGTGCCCAAACTCGTCCTCTTCACCTCAGAACAC AGTCACTATTCCATAAAGAAAGCGGGGGCTGCACTTGGCTTTGGCACTGACAATGTGATTTTGATAAAGTGCAATGAAag GGGGAAGATAATTCCAGCTGATTTAGAGGCAAAAATTATTGAAGCCAAGCAAAAG GGATATGTTCCCCTCTATGTCAATGCAACTGCAGGCACAACTGTTTATGGCGCTTTTGATCCAATACAGGAGATTGCAGACATATGTGAGAAATACAACCTTTGGCTCCATGTTGAC GCTGCCTGGGGTGGTGGGCTGCTCATGTCCCGGAAGCACCGCCACAAACTCAGTGGCATCGAAAG GGCCAATTCGGTTACCTGGAACCCACACAAGATGATGGGCGTGTTGCTACAGTGCTCAGCCATTCTGGTCAAGGAAAAG GGTATACTCCAAGGATGCAACCAGATGTGTGCAGGCTACCTCTTCCAACCAGACAAGCAGTATGATGTCTCCTATGATACTGGGGACAAGGCGATTCAGTGTGGCCGCCATGTGGACATCTTCAAGTTCTGGCTGATGTGGAAAGCAAAG ggtaCTGTGGGATTTGAAAACCAGATCAACAAATGCCTGGAGTTGGCTGAATATCTCTATGCCAAGATTAAAACCAGAGAAGAATTTGAGATGGTTTTTGATGGTGAG CCTGAGCACACAAACGTCTGTTTCTGGTACATTCCACAAAGCCTGAGAGGGGTTCCGGATAGCCCTGAGCGAAGAGAAAAACTGCACAGG GTGGCTCCCAAGATCAAAGCCCTGATGATGGAGTCGGGCACAACCATGGTTGGCTACCAGCCTCAGGGGGACAAAGCCAACTTCTTCCGGATGGTCATCTCCAACCCAGCTGCCACCCAGTCTGACATCGACTTCCTCATTGAAGAGATAGAGAGGCTGGGCCAGGACCTGTAA